The following are from one region of the Streptomyces tuirus genome:
- a CDS encoding MOSC domain-containing protein, which produces MGNAHLHSIHVHPVKAVRGIAPREAAVEPWGLAGDRRWVLIDDRGKVLTQRLLPRLALVAAEPRPGGAVGLSAPGMPPLTVPVPRPSVTVPVEIFRDKVEAVEAEDEAAHAWFSSCLGTAVRLAYMDDPATRRPVAPEYGRPGETVSFADGFPLLLTTTASLDALNSLIAQGEYAGEGPLPMNRFRPNVVVADTPAWAEDHWSRLTIGDVPFRVAKTCGRCVVTTTDQDTGERGREPLHSLGRHRRLGGKLVFGQNLVPLSRGTIRVGDPVRIVE; this is translated from the coding sequence ATGGGGAACGCTCATCTGCACTCGATCCATGTTCATCCGGTCAAGGCGGTACGGGGCATCGCGCCCCGGGAGGCCGCCGTGGAGCCCTGGGGGCTGGCCGGAGACCGGCGCTGGGTGCTGATCGACGACAGGGGAAAGGTCCTCACACAACGCCTGCTGCCGCGCCTCGCCCTCGTCGCCGCCGAGCCTCGGCCCGGGGGCGCCGTCGGTCTGTCGGCGCCGGGCATGCCGCCGCTGACGGTGCCCGTCCCCCGGCCGTCCGTCACCGTGCCGGTGGAGATCTTCCGCGACAAGGTCGAGGCGGTCGAGGCCGAGGACGAGGCCGCGCACGCCTGGTTCAGCTCCTGCCTCGGCACCGCCGTGCGACTGGCGTACATGGACGACCCGGCCACGCGCCGGCCCGTCGCCCCGGAATACGGGCGACCCGGTGAGACCGTCTCCTTCGCCGACGGTTTTCCGCTGCTGCTCACCACGACTGCCTCCCTCGACGCCCTCAACTCCCTGATCGCGCAGGGCGAGTACGCCGGCGAGGGCCCGCTGCCCATGAACCGCTTCCGGCCGAACGTGGTCGTCGCGGACACCCCCGCCTGGGCCGAGGACCACTGGTCGCGGCTCACCATCGGCGACGTGCCCTTCCGCGTGGCCAAGACCTGCGGCCGTTGCGTGGTGACCACCACCGACCAGGACACCGGCGAGCGCGGCCGCGAGCCCTTGCACAGCCTCGGACGGCATCGCCGCCTCGGCGGCAAGCTGGTCTTCGGGCAGAACCTGGTGCCGCTGTCCCGCGGCACGATCCGGGTCGGGGACCCGGTCAGGATCGTCGAATAG
- a CDS encoding TerD family protein — MLKGSNTPVPTAALRVELGWRTGPGVPDADASALLLVSGKVRSDADFVFYNQPAHSSGAVRHEGKRDAGGRVTDTLLVDLARVEPGIETLVLAASSDGGAFGQVPDLYIEVRDAAQGAPVARFDNPGATTETAFVLGEFYRRQGAWKFRAVGQGYSSGLEGLATDYGITVDEPQQTAPAPAPAPAPVTAPAPPAAPPAAAYTPPPMPQSAPPPPPAAPPAPVRLTKVTLTKASPSVSLTKQGGTSGALHVNLNWEVRKQFSGWSSKFGRPTAMHSDLDLDLCALYELNDGSKGVVQALGNSFGALHQPPYIHLDGDDRTGAVSTGENLTVNLDHKNAFRRILVFVTIYEGARSFADLHASVTLQPQHGAPIEFSLDECTVPSLVCALALITNTGGDLIVQREARYLVPDRGVSPQRTVDHAYGWGMNWTPGRK, encoded by the coding sequence ATGCTGAAGGGGTCGAACACTCCGGTGCCCACCGCGGCGCTGCGGGTGGAACTGGGATGGCGAACCGGACCCGGAGTGCCCGACGCCGACGCCTCCGCCCTGCTCCTGGTGAGCGGCAAGGTCCGCTCCGACGCGGACTTCGTCTTCTACAACCAGCCCGCGCACTCCTCCGGTGCCGTCCGGCACGAGGGCAAGCGCGACGCCGGCGGCCGGGTGACCGACACACTCCTCGTCGACCTCGCGCGCGTGGAGCCCGGGATCGAGACACTGGTGCTCGCCGCCTCCTCCGACGGCGGCGCGTTCGGACAGGTCCCCGACCTCTACATCGAGGTGCGGGACGCGGCGCAGGGCGCACCGGTGGCCCGCTTCGACAACCCGGGCGCCACCACTGAAACCGCTTTCGTGCTGGGCGAGTTCTACCGCCGCCAGGGCGCCTGGAAGTTCCGCGCCGTCGGCCAGGGCTACAGCAGCGGACTCGAAGGGCTGGCCACGGACTACGGCATCACGGTGGACGAGCCCCAGCAGACGGCACCGGCACCGGCACCCGCACCGGCACCGGTCACGGCCCCGGCGCCGCCCGCCGCCCCACCGGCCGCCGCGTACACACCCCCGCCGATGCCTCAGTCAGCACCTCCGCCCCCGCCCGCCGCGCCGCCCGCGCCCGTCCGCCTCACCAAGGTGACGCTCACCAAGGCGTCCCCCTCCGTCTCCCTCACCAAGCAGGGCGGCACCTCCGGTGCCCTGCACGTGAACCTCAACTGGGAGGTGCGCAAGCAGTTCTCGGGATGGAGCAGCAAGTTCGGGCGCCCGACGGCGATGCACTCCGACCTCGACCTCGACCTGTGCGCGCTGTACGAACTCAACGACGGCAGCAAGGGCGTCGTCCAGGCCCTCGGCAACAGCTTCGGGGCCCTGCACCAGCCTCCGTACATCCACCTCGACGGCGACGACCGCACCGGAGCCGTGTCGACGGGTGAGAACCTCACCGTCAACCTCGACCACAAGAACGCCTTCCGGCGCATCCTCGTCTTCGTCACCATCTACGAGGGCGCCCGCTCGTTCGCCGACCTGCACGCCTCGGTCACGCTCCAACCGCAGCACGGCGCGCCGATCGAATTCTCCCTCGACGAGTGCACGGTCCCTTCTCTCGTGTGTGCACTCGCCCTGATCACCAACACCGGCGGCGATCTGATCGTCCAGCGGGAGGCCCGCTATCTGGTGCCCGACCGCGGGGTGAGCCCGCAGCGGACCGTCGACCACGCCTACGGGTGGGGCATGAACTGGACACCCGGCCGGAAGTGA
- a CDS encoding Rv1733c family protein, protein MRAIRGLWRWRRNPLCRPTDLAEAWVALAALLLILLAAPLVGSLVGDTAQDALQRSVRSQHEARHLVTATVIRKLDRSALDSDPETSSGRDLRTRVLADWTAPDGTPHQGPVLASLKDPRQGDTFRIWTDRHGRMVARPLDSATASTHAVLAGFGAALAAGGLIEGGRRLIVWRMVRRRYARWDQAWDKAGPDWGRTGTGS, encoded by the coding sequence GTGCGAGCGATCAGGGGACTCTGGCGCTGGCGGCGCAATCCGCTGTGCCGCCCGACCGACCTGGCCGAGGCCTGGGTGGCACTGGCCGCCCTGCTGCTGATCCTGCTGGCCGCCCCGTTGGTCGGCTCGCTCGTCGGGGACACGGCTCAGGACGCGCTGCAGCGCTCCGTCCGGTCACAGCACGAGGCGCGGCATCTGGTGACGGCCACGGTGATCCGCAAGCTGGACCGCTCCGCGCTGGACTCCGACCCCGAGACCTCGTCGGGCAGGGATCTGCGCACCCGCGTCCTCGCCGACTGGACCGCGCCGGACGGCACCCCGCACCAGGGCCCGGTGCTGGCGAGCCTCAAGGACCCGCGGCAGGGCGACACGTTCCGGATATGGACCGACCGGCACGGCCGGATGGTCGCCCGCCCGCTCGACTCCGCGACGGCCTCGACGCACGCGGTCCTCGCCGGCTTCGGCGCCGCCCTCGCGGCGGGCGGTCTCATAGAGGGCGGCAGACGGCTGATCGTCTGGCGCATGGTCCGCCGCCGGTACGCCCGTTGGGACCAGGCATGGGACAAGGCGGGCCCGGACTGGGGCAGGACGGGCACCGGCAGCTGA
- a CDS encoding DUF6643 family protein, with protein MTSPRSTYGGGYYSASFPDTPIYDRLVAERGTPQIAPIRVPAQYDMPGSHLPALPSALPALPAAPSQSAYGYPQQQPAPLQQAPAAYIPQQATAPRGYPGPQQPRPAAPAGYEAMRPAAPRPAPAPYQDPYNNQQYRGY; from the coding sequence ATGACCTCCCCCCGCTCCACCTATGGCGGCGGCTACTACTCCGCCTCCTTCCCGGACACCCCGATCTACGACAGGCTCGTCGCCGAGCGGGGCACCCCGCAGATCGCCCCGATCCGGGTCCCCGCTCAGTACGACATGCCGGGCAGCCACCTGCCCGCGCTCCCCTCGGCGCTGCCCGCCCTCCCGGCAGCGCCCTCCCAGTCCGCCTACGGCTATCCGCAGCAGCAGCCCGCGCCGCTGCAACAGGCACCCGCGGCGTACATCCCGCAGCAGGCCACCGCTCCGCGCGGTTACCCCGGCCCGCAGCAGCCGCGTCCGGCGGCCCCCGCGGGCTACGAGGCGATGCGCCCCGCCGCTCCCCGGCCGGCCCCGGCTCCCTATCAGGACCCGTACAACAACCAGCAGTACCGCGGGTACTGA